Sequence from the Coturnix japonica isolate 7356 chromosome Z, Coturnix japonica 2.1, whole genome shotgun sequence genome:
AACACAGactctatttttttaattattatgtatttatttatttattttaaggagaCGGAGCGAGAGGCGGCTAAGCACCTCTTTGCCATGGGTAGCTACCGACTCACACTCCCGACGGCCGTCCCAGAGCGGGACAGCGGAAAGCGATTAACTCCCTAAATACCAAGAGCTGAAGCTGTGCGACCTCCTCAGTCCgacaggggttggaactgagaGCAGGAGGGGTTGAAGCGGGGGCGCGGCCGCAGCACTCAGCACCCGGGAGAGCTCCGCCGACAGCGCCGCGCATGCCCCGGCCCCGCGGGGGCGGATAAAAGCGCAGCGGCCGCACCGCCCCACCGAGCGGCTCCGCCGCTGCCCGCCGAGCGCTCAGGGCTCGGGCTCCGACGCTGGGGAAGCGGAGCTTCCGAGCCCTCCCCCACTGAGAATGGGATGGATGAGCCCTGCGAGAGCGGCTCCTGCTCGGCGGATGCCGGCATGAAAGAAGGAGCGGGTCGGGAGCCCTGGGACGCACCGCTGGGTTTGCTGGAGGGCGGACAGATGGGTAACAAGAGTAACGtgtccttcctgcagctcctgaagaATCTCAACTTGGAGCGAGCCGATGGGATGCAAGGAGACAGCTCCGACGTGGTGCGGATTGTCATCTCCTTGGTGTACTCCGTGGTGTGTGCCCTGGGACTGGTGGGCAACCTGCTAGTGCTCTACCTGATGAAAAGCAAGCAAGGCTGGAGGAAGTCCTCCATCAACCTCTTTGTGACCAGCCTGGCTGTGACTGACTTTCAGTTTGTGCTGACCTTACCCTTCTGGGCTGTGGAGAATGCACTGGATTTCAACTGGCTCTTCGGCAAAGCTATGTGTAAGATTGTCTCCTATGTGACAGCCATGAACATGTATGCCAGTGTCTTCTTCCTCACTGCCATGAGTGTGGCTCGATACCGCTCAGTGGCTTCAGCCTTGAAGAACCAGGGGCGAGGCGACCCGCTGGGTGGTTGCTGCTCTGCCAAGTGGCTTTGTGCTCTCATCTGGCTGTTGGCAATCCTGGCTTCTCTACCCCAAGCCATTTTTTCCACCACTGCCACCGTTTTTGATGATGTCCTCTGCCTTGTCAAGTTCCCCGAGGGCCGAGGCAGCAATGCACAGTTCTGGCTGGGTCTGTACCAAACCCAAaaggtgctgctgggctttgtGCTGCCTCTGGCCATCATCAGCCTCTGCTACTTGCTCCTGGTGCGCTTCATCAGTGACAAGCATGTTGGCAGCACCTGCAGTGGTCCAAGCACCAAGCGCCGCTCTAAAGTGACTAAGTCAGTGTCCATCGTGGTGCTGTCATTCTTCTTGTGCTGGCTGCCCAACCAGGCACTCACGACGTGGGGCATCCTCATCAAGCTTAATGTGGTGCACTTCAGTGCTGAGTACTTCCTCTCCCAGGTGTACCTCTTCCCCATCAGCGTGTGCCTGGCACACTCCAACAGCTGCCTCAACCCCGTTCTCTACTGCCTGATGCGCAGGGAGTTCCGCAAGGCGCTGAAGAGCCTCCTCTGGAGGATCACCTCACCTTCTCTCACCACCATGCGTCCTTTCACCGACACCACCAAGccagagcaggaggagcaaGCCCTGCACGCCTTGGTGCCCGTCCACCCTGTTGcaccttcctctgcagctgtcCAGCCAGAGCTGGCTTACTACCCACCTGGGGTGGTGGTGTACAGCAGTCGATGTGACATGCTGCCCGCTGCCTCCGTGGAACAACGCTGCTGAGAtggctgtggggatgggacTGGGAGGGGGTTCTGTGCAGGACATGGTGCTGGGATATTGACTGCCTGTTAGGAACAAGGGGACGTGAGATGGGTGGATGAGGTTGGGAGAAGCTCTTCTGGAGTTGTCTGCTCTTGGAAACCGTGTGATGAAAATTATCTTGAAAGTGTGCCCCAGAATGGagaacaggaggaggaaggaacgTTGTGGTGTGCTAGCGATCAGGGTGTCTCTCAGAGATGCTTTTCAGTACTTGTACGTGTCCTGTCTCCTGATGGAGCACCAGCTGGGAGCTCAGCTGGTGAGGGTGAGGCTGGTTGGGGTGAAGCAAGGCTGTTCCCACAGCGTCTTGGCATGAGCATGAAGAGGCCAGGACAAGCAGATACAGGGATCCTGCTTGTTCAGGCTcagctcctttctccctttctagGGTCCAACAAGAGGGGACAAGGAGCACAGTGCTCCCTCCCCTGCAGGATCTACTTTTCTGGCTTCCTCATCCCCTCTGCTGCTAAGACAGAGCAGGACAACAGATTCTGGACAGCCAAGGAGAAAGTTTGGGGCAGGACTTGCTGCTTCACAAAGAGAAGTTTCTTTGTTTGGGTTTGGAGGGAAGGGAGTTGCTCCCTACCACCTCCTAACATTGTGATCCATAGccctgctgaagcaggaaatctgcagcccccagctctgagGCAGGTGTCTGTCCAGGCGCATGAAAGCTGCAGGTTCTGTCCTGTGCCTCAAATAGTTGGGCAGTTAACTCCAGGAGATCAGCACAATTgtaaataaaggagaaaaagggggacaaaaataaatcagattttatcTACTTCAAACTGTTTGCTCCAGGATGCTTCTTGTTTCAGCAAAAACCAATCGCATAGTTTTGTGTTTGAAAGGATCTGCACTGATACTTGCCAGTGTTTCTGTTAACTCAGTCTCAAATCCTAAGGTGTGAGAAGCCCAGAAAGCTGCAGTTCAGCAccccagagaagggcagagaCTTTCTGTCCCATCCAGTGTTCCAAAGAAACAACTGGGGAATAATTTGGGGTTGATCTGAAATGAACTTGTGAAGGCATGAAAAAAAGTACGATTTGAAGCTGTGAAAATTCTTTTGttaaggatatatatattttctattttttttttttttttttttttagtatggtgaaagattttaaaaggaaaggtcaaagttgttttctttccttttagagGATggataaaatgattttttttcttttgttttgcttttgtcaaaATGTGTTGATTAATACCCAAAGCTGCAAATGGGTTGAATACATCAACACaatgtcaaaaaaaaacaaacaaaaaccctctcTATTTCAACCTTCCTCTCCTGTAGTGAAACTCTAATATGTACTTTACTCTATGAGGGGGAAGCATTTCTACAGAGGACTGTTTGTCGCctccaagcacagatacagacAGAATTCACCATTCCTGTTTGGAGACAAGTGCAATGCCTTTAGTAGCAATTTGCCTTGCAGAATCCTTTAGGTTTACTGTACACATCAGTAACTCCTGTTGTATAATTCCAGTTTGGTCTGGAAGCAGCTGGTTCTGCTTCTTGCAATGAGACACTGTTCTTTCATTCAAGTCAGCAGAGACTTTTACTGCAGCCTTGGTTGCCTCTAATGGAGAAGATGCTGAGACTTGGAAGGAGCCTGGAGAGCAGAAGAAGTGAGCTGGCAGCTGATGGATGTATTTACAAAGATGCAAAAActctggaaagaagaaaaaatacaaacataaaaaaacaacagatatcTGCTGAAGATCTGGAGCACCTATGTACTGTACAAGAATCCCTTTAAGTTCCTTAATGCTGACTTGGATGCCAGTTGAAGTCTGTAGGTACTTAAAATTTAACTGGAAAACTTTCTGTGCCTAAAGTCTGCTTCTGAGCATGCCTGAATCTACTTAAGTTTGTAGCATTGTTTATGTTTTATGGGGATCCTGCACTCAGGACTGGCTGCTGTGTGCACCATAAGCCACGGAGGCAGCTCTGcaccctgacacagaacacCTTGTACCAGGCCACACAAAGTTAAGAGGGGATGTAAGCTTAATTGAATCTCACTGTCCCTTTGTCTAGACATGCTTCTCCTGTCCTGTCTTTGATGCATGTGCAGATTatgctctttcctctttcctttttaaaaactgcatCACTGGGCAGAGCTCTTGCCCACAAAGTAGGAATTGCTCCTTTTCACCTTTCCTATACCTGGGAATGGGTGAAACTCTAGGCTTCTCTCTGGATGTGCTTGAAACAGTTTCCTGTTGCATGAGATGCTCACTGTTACAGGGTCAGAAAGGGAATGCAAACCTTTGAACGATACTTTGCAGCATAATGGGAAGGTCATGAGCCCTAGAGAGGAAGTTTTATTCTCttgtacaaataaatacagaagagaaattgGATCCAGGCCTGAATTCTAGGTTTCACCTTCCCAAGGATAACGATTAACTAGCTGACTGTATGGTTACGTGCTTGCCCTTGCTTTCAGGTCCTGTTTCAATTAATGTTTTGGTGCTGTACATGGTGAGGTGGCTTCCACAGGCAGAGCTTTCTGGCCCTAAAAATCTGTTAGTCTAATGTGTCAAAGGATTTGTAAGAAATGCTGTTGGGTTTTGTACATTCTAGGGAGAAAGTGCTAATACTTGTACTAGCAGGTAGTTACACTGCTGTGTGAGGAAAAGGATGCCATGAACACTTTAATCCAGAGTTCAGACAGGCCTAAACATACTTCTGTAAGACAGGGGAAGTACCTGaatgaagaggagaaatggaCCTTGAAGCCACATTGTTTTCTTGGTGTTTGCTATTGAACAGCGTAGCTTCCTGTGTGGCTTGCTGCATCTGTAATTCCTGTTCTCAGATGCTTTAATGCTCTTGTGCACTGCATAAAAAGCTATCAAAGTATCTACTGCATAGCTTTGAATTTCAATAGGTGGTGAATTGCCTAAGTGACATCCTCTGTGGTGGTCAGCATGACAAAACTCACATGTTTTTGTGGATGTAAGTGTACACACAGTTTTTATGGCTGCAAAATAGCACGTAGTTCAGGACAACCCATGGTTAGTACAGAATCCTAACAAGAGCTGGTAAAAGATGTCTGACCACTGAAGATACAAGACTCTTTTGTACAGAAAATCACTCAAATATGAAAATGTTCCGAGTGTGTTGGGAAGGGCCTGACTATTTTCTTAAAGGTCACCTGTCTCTTAAGCCACTGAATCTAAGTCACAGATATGGTATTTAAAAGAGACACAACCTGCCCGCAACTGGTCAACTACTGGTTTGCACCTGACCTGCATTTCCAGCTATGTAGTTGGTCAGTATGCACAAGCAGAGAgaagttttctttcacatgTGCTGTGAACTGTAACTATCTGTGCTTGAAATCTGGGCTCTGTTATACAGGCAGTGGCACCAACCTGTGTGCTGTAAGCGCTTGGTGTGCACACAGTGTTGGGAATGTGGCCACAACAGATGGTCTTTGCAGCTCCAGCTTTGAGACTGTATGGTATTGTGGGTTGTCCTAAGCAAGCAGTAAGTACAACACTCTTCAAGAACACTCCTGTTTCTTccaaatgtttgtgttttcatttgttaacAATCACATTTTCATGGATTGAAATAAATATagctgaaataaacaaaacaatatgtTCAGAGTTCTTTAAGAGGTTTTCACGATACATCTTGTCCTGATAGATATTCCCCCTGGGATGCTGGTGGAGGGGAGAATGTTGCTAAGGAACGATAGGAACTCAAAGGTGCAGACTGACATCTAGTGACAGCCTGTGAGATCCTAAAAGGCTGTGATCAGGTACCAACTCTGATCGCTTAAGGACTTTTAAAAAGCCACTCTCCTACCTCCTCCAGATAATGAATGGGGCTCTTAAAATGTTAACAACCTCAAACTGAACTTCCAGGTCTCCCTTTGAAATGCCTCTTCAGTATAAATATTATGTCACTCTCTATTTGAATGATTTTTGCCATAAATTTAGCAGTTTAGAGTGTGAAAACCCTTTCTCTAGAACATTATTATTTACTTGAGTACCTGCACAGAAAGCTTTGATCCAGTACATATACATGAGCTTGGGCAGGCATCTGCGTTGTTCCTTGCTCAGGTCATCACTCATTGTACAATGATTGAGTTAACTGTTCAGTGCTGGATTTGAGTGCTGGTGTTCAACTGagctttctatttttgtttggaAGTCATGCCTAACCTCATGCTGGATGAAACTGAAGCCCTGTGGAGTAATGATTCCTCACCACTTGAATATGAAAATCAAATTCCTTCAACTTCTGTTTTAGGCCAAAGTCTGAAGCCGAGATAATAAAGTTGCTAGTAATTTATACCAATCAACCATTAGTTCTGAGTTAAAATGATAGGGAAATCCACCTGCTAATCCTCTGTGGAGATACCACTGGTTTGGTGGATGAGAGGAGTTCAGCAGGTGTTGATAATCTCAACATAAATAAGGCTTTTAATGCTCTTTCACATGacatttcataaaatcacagagtcattacGGGTTGGAGGTGACTTCTGGAGATCAAGGTCCACgcttgctaaagcaggttcc
This genomic interval carries:
- the RXFP3 gene encoding LOW QUALITY PROTEIN: relaxin-3 receptor 1 (The sequence of the model RefSeq protein was modified relative to this genomic sequence to represent the inferred CDS: deleted 1 base in 1 codon; substituted 1 base at 1 genomic stop codon) encodes the protein MPRPRGGGXKRSGRTAPPSGSAAARRALRARAPTLGKRSFRASPTENGMDEPCESGSCSADAGMKEGAGREPWDAPLGLLEGGQMGNKSNVSFLQLLKNLNLERADGMQGDSSDVVRIVISLVYSVVCALGLVGNLLVLYLMKSKQGWRKSSINLFVTSLAVTDFQFVLTLPFWAVENALDFNWLFGKAMCKIVSYVTAMNMYASVFFLTAMSVARYRSVASALKNQGRGDPLGGCCSAKWLCALIWLLAILASLPQAIFSTTATVFDDVLCLVKFPEGRGSNAQFWLGLYQTQKVLLGFVLPLAIISLCYLLLVRFISDKHVGSTCSGPSTKRRSKVTKSVSIVVLSFFLCWLPNQALTTWGILIKLNVVHFSAEYFLSQVYLFPISVCLAHSNSCLNPVLYCLMRREFRKALKSLLWRITSPSLTTMRPFTDTTKPEQEEQALHALVPVHPVAPSSAAVQPELAYYPPGVVVYSSRCDMLPAASVEQRC